A region from the Sulfuricurvum sp. genome encodes:
- a CDS encoding thioredoxin domain-containing protein gives MSNRLALEDSPYLQQHKDNPLNWYPWCDEAFEKARTEHKAIFISIGYSSCHWCHVMEHEVFENSEIAKFVNQHFICIKVDREERPDIDKHYQELHTLLNRRSGGWPLSIFCTPQNKPFYAATYIPPYNRERMMGFSELTAIIAEKVAANDEKLFQNADEITTFLQPKKEPVQATALNEKIILQFTLQAQHNYDTDNGGFSKSPKFPHVSTLRTLMDIDRIASNDEIKTTLTHTLDSMVLGGMYDHIDGGFCRYSTDDVWLVPHFEKMTYDNALLCGLYAEAGILYSNDSYLRIARESADFMLRFMMEDNLFYSASDADSDGEEGKYFVYSYTEIIAALEKCAIADPHKAARMIGASAEGNFEGHCIIRFTSHERPEWFEALCLELRHLRQSRTYPFIDRKVITAWNAMMIKALLILGRHTPSYRTQAIACLSRLTETMVIEEQLKHSALIHKTPKIDAFLEDYAYLCTALIEAYQSTLEETYLIQAQRFANKALELYYEEGKWYFSRGAFTTIAELDDGTYPSAMAVMIDVLLSLGILVDPKYRHFAYKSLEFVSIKLMKTPIYYPTLTEQTIRYLKEQRLIKGSSKDLLQLCGTFLYPFVLLKNDETLNELTVCGENACFTATKDGSKLDELIASTL, from the coding sequence ATGTCTAACCGCCTAGCCCTTGAGGATTCCCCTTATTTACAACAGCACAAAGATAATCCGCTCAATTGGTATCCGTGGTGCGACGAAGCGTTTGAAAAAGCCCGTACTGAGCATAAAGCAATCTTTATCTCTATCGGTTACAGCAGCTGCCATTGGTGTCATGTGATGGAACATGAGGTGTTTGAAAACAGTGAAATCGCCAAGTTTGTCAATCAGCACTTCATCTGTATCAAAGTCGATCGCGAAGAGCGTCCCGATATCGACAAACATTACCAAGAACTCCATACCCTCCTCAACCGCCGAAGCGGCGGATGGCCTCTGTCGATTTTCTGCACCCCGCAGAACAAACCTTTTTATGCCGCTACCTATATTCCGCCATACAATCGCGAACGGATGATGGGGTTCAGTGAACTCACCGCCATAATTGCCGAAAAAGTGGCGGCGAATGACGAAAAACTGTTCCAAAACGCAGATGAAATCACAACCTTTCTCCAGCCTAAAAAAGAGCCGGTTCAGGCAACGGCTTTAAATGAAAAGATTATCCTCCAATTTACGCTTCAGGCACAGCATAACTATGACACTGATAACGGCGGCTTTTCAAAATCACCGAAATTTCCTCATGTTTCAACCTTGCGTACCTTGATGGATATTGACCGGATTGCTTCTAATGATGAGATAAAAACAACACTGACGCATACTCTTGATTCAATGGTTTTAGGGGGAATGTATGACCATATCGACGGTGGGTTTTGCCGCTACAGTACCGACGATGTATGGTTGGTGCCGCACTTTGAAAAAATGACCTATGACAACGCCCTGCTGTGCGGTTTGTATGCAGAAGCAGGGATTCTTTATAGCAATGACAGCTATCTGCGCATCGCTCGTGAAAGTGCCGATTTTATGCTCCGTTTCATGATGGAGGATAATCTGTTTTACAGTGCGAGTGATGCTGACAGCGACGGTGAAGAGGGCAAATATTTCGTCTATTCTTACACAGAAATCATTGCAGCACTCGAAAAATGCGCTATTGCCGATCCGCACAAAGCCGCTAGAATGATCGGTGCATCTGCGGAAGGAAATTTTGAGGGGCATTGCATCATACGATTCACATCCCATGAACGCCCCGAATGGTTTGAAGCTCTGTGTTTAGAGTTGCGTCATCTGCGTCAATCACGTACCTATCCGTTTATAGACCGAAAAGTGATTACCGCGTGGAATGCCATGATGATCAAAGCATTGTTGATTTTGGGACGTCATACCCCATCCTATCGGACACAGGCAATTGCGTGTTTGAGCAGACTCACCGAAACGATGGTAATCGAGGAACAGTTAAAGCACTCTGCCCTCATCCACAAAACACCGAAAATAGACGCTTTTTTAGAGGACTATGCCTATCTTTGCACTGCATTGATCGAAGCGTATCAATCGACCTTGGAAGAAACCTATCTCATTCAGGCACAACGCTTCGCCAATAAAGCATTGGAACTCTATTATGAAGAAGGAAAATGGTATTTCAGCCGCGGTGCATTTACCACAATCGCCGAATTGGATGACGGTACCTACCCGAGTGCCATGGCGGTTATGATCGATGTCTTGCTCAGTCTCGGGATTCTGGTCGATCCGAAATATCGCCATTTTGCTTACAAAAGCCTCGAATTTGTTTCGATCAAACTCATGAAGACCCCGATCTATTATCCGACTCTTACCGAGCAGACGATCCGTTATCTCAAAGAACAGCGGCTTATAAAAGGATCATCCAAGGACCTCTTGCAACTCTGTGGAACCTTTCTCTATCCTTTCGTTCTTCTCAAAAATGATGAGACGCTAAATGAACTGACGGTTTGCGGTGAGAACGCCTGTTTCACCGCTACGAAAGACGGCTCCAAACTTGACGAATTAATCGCTTCAACGCTATAA
- the dsbD gene encoding protein-disulfide reductase DsbD — protein sequence MRWLLFLLISFNVFGVGFLQPDEAFKPSAKMVDGKTIGVELIMGDQIHIYSDKLKVEDADKNDGIDFKAITMAKPIQLDGESVYESSPAIRIALEKTKELSGEKKVKVKISYQGCSSAGLCYEPIEKTLDVTLNADTVPMKESLAAPVKKASVTEAKAVEAAPIPQAQAKSVAKESETDQIAGVIKGGSLWFIILSFFGFGLLLALTPCVFPMIPIISSVIMAQGAGLGTKRAFWLSVVYVLSMAVAYTIAGILAGLFGANLQAAFQTPWIITLFSLIFVVLAMSMFDLFELQIPNVIQSKITKISGSQSGVVGIAIMGFLSALIVGPCVAAPLAGALIYIGQTGDALLGGIALFSLSIGMGVPLIAIGTSAGKFMPKPGVWMDNIKSIFGVMLIGISIWMISRILDENISMMLWGALAVFVAVNMGALEQIRGRCIRCQRANKKALGIIIFLYGMSLLLGGMAGATNPLHPLNPFLPNQVSASVNQPQHKSFEKITSLQELDAILAQNKGKKVMVDFYADWCTACKEYESKTFSDESVKTAMDQYVLVQVNLTANDDKAKEISSKFGIFGPPAILFFDENGVHQKDADIVGFKEPQEFIKHLGQ from the coding sequence ATGCGTTGGCTATTGTTTTTACTTATTTCTTTCAATGTTTTCGGAGTCGGTTTTTTACAGCCGGATGAGGCGTTTAAACCGTCAGCTAAAATGGTTGATGGCAAAACGATCGGCGTGGAGCTGATTATGGGGGATCAGATCCATATTTATTCCGATAAATTAAAAGTAGAAGATGCTGATAAAAATGACGGGATCGATTTTAAAGCAATCACGATGGCTAAACCGATCCAGCTCGATGGTGAGAGCGTTTATGAATCCTCACCGGCAATACGCATTGCTCTGGAAAAAACAAAAGAGTTGAGCGGTGAAAAAAAGGTGAAGGTAAAGATTTCGTATCAGGGGTGTTCTTCCGCAGGATTGTGCTATGAACCGATCGAAAAAACCTTGGACGTAACGCTGAATGCCGATACGGTTCCGATGAAAGAATCATTGGCGGCACCTGTCAAAAAAGCCTCTGTAACAGAGGCTAAAGCGGTTGAAGCGGCTCCGATACCGCAGGCTCAAGCCAAATCAGTGGCAAAAGAGTCTGAAACGGATCAGATTGCAGGAGTGATCAAAGGGGGAAGCCTTTGGTTTATTATCTTGAGTTTCTTCGGTTTCGGGCTTTTATTGGCATTGACGCCGTGCGTATTCCCGATGATTCCGATTATTTCATCGGTGATTATGGCACAAGGTGCCGGACTTGGGACAAAACGGGCATTTTGGCTCTCAGTCGTCTATGTTCTTTCGATGGCAGTCGCTTATACGATTGCCGGTATTTTGGCAGGACTTTTCGGAGCGAATCTGCAAGCGGCGTTTCAAACGCCATGGATCATTACACTGTTCTCTCTGATTTTCGTTGTTTTGGCGATGTCGATGTTCGATTTGTTCGAACTGCAAATTCCCAATGTAATCCAGTCTAAAATCACCAAGATCAGCGGTTCACAAAGCGGTGTCGTGGGAATCGCGATTATGGGATTCTTGTCCGCATTGATCGTTGGACCGTGTGTTGCCGCACCGCTGGCGGGAGCATTGATCTATATCGGTCAGACGGGTGATGCACTGCTGGGTGGAATAGCTCTTTTCTCTCTCAGTATCGGTATGGGGGTTCCTTTGATCGCAATCGGCACCAGTGCCGGCAAATTTATGCCGAAACCCGGTGTATGGATGGATAATATCAAATCGATTTTTGGGGTAATGTTGATCGGAATTTCGATCTGGATGATCAGCCGTATCCTGGATGAAAATATTTCAATGATGTTGTGGGGAGCCTTGGCTGTATTCGTTGCCGTCAATATGGGTGCGTTAGAACAGATCAGAGGGCGTTGTATCCGATGTCAGCGAGCCAATAAAAAAGCGCTTGGGATTATTATCTTCCTTTACGGTATGTCATTGCTTTTGGGCGGTATGGCAGGTGCGACCAATCCTCTCCATCCGCTCAATCCTTTTCTCCCCAACCAAGTATCGGCCAGTGTGAATCAGCCGCAGCATAAAAGTTTTGAAAAAATAACCTCTCTCCAAGAGTTGGATGCTATTTTGGCGCAAAATAAAGGGAAAAAAGTAATGGTCGATTTTTATGCCGACTGGTGTACGGCGTGCAAAGAGTATGAATCCAAAACCTTTAGCGACGAAAGCGTTAAAACAGCAATGGATCAATACGTTCTCGTACAGGTCAATCTGACAGCTAATGATGATAAGGCAAAAGAGATCAGCAGCAAATTCGGTATTTTCGGTCCTCCGGCGATTTTGTTTTTTGATGAAAACGGAGTGCATCAGAAAGATGCCGATATCGTCGGGTTCAAAGAGCCTCAAGAATTTATCAAACACCTAGGACAGTAA
- a CDS encoding thioredoxin family protein, translating to MGKIILALSLLASCALAELKWAPSYDAALAQAKKEKKNVMVMLSKEGCPACDYMTDVVFEEKMVMSEVAKSYVPVHIDIHNDFIPEGLGYIGTPTFHFLDANGKKIGRYDGAANVPNFMGILGKYKK from the coding sequence ATGGGAAAAATTATATTAGCACTTTCATTATTGGCGAGTTGCGCACTTGCCGAGCTCAAATGGGCACCGTCATACGATGCCGCATTGGCACAGGCGAAAAAAGAGAAAAAAAATGTGATGGTCATGCTCTCCAAAGAGGGGTGTCCTGCGTGTGACTACATGACGGATGTAGTTTTTGAAGAGAAAATGGTGATGTCCGAAGTAGCAAAATCGTATGTTCCGGTGCATATTGATATTCACAACGATTTTATTCCGGAAGGATTGGGATATATCGGAACCCCGACATTTCATTTTCTCGATGCAAACGGCAAAAAAATCGGTCGCTATGACGGTGCCGCGAATGTCCCGAATTTCATGGGTATTTTGGGAAAATATAAAAAGTAA
- a CDS encoding hemerythrin family protein, whose translation MSPLPDALKVGVDSIDKRHEEFYDLYEILKNAPDSELLAAFDAVILHTQNHFAEEEADMERIVYPNKAEHKQEHQKALDEMKYFREKASSAKLMFAKAYVKDRLGDWFRNHLLNMDSDLARVIALSR comes from the coding sequence ATGTCCCCTTTACCGGATGCTTTAAAAGTCGGTGTAGACTCTATCGATAAAAGACACGAAGAGTTCTATGATTTGTATGAAATCCTCAAGAATGCTCCCGACAGTGAGCTTTTAGCCGCTTTTGATGCGGTTATACTCCATACTCAGAACCATTTCGCCGAAGAAGAGGCGGATATGGAACGGATCGTTTATCCGAACAAAGCCGAACATAAACAAGAACACCAAAAAGCGCTAGATGAGATGAAGTATTTTAGAGAGAAAGCATCAAGCGCCAAGCTGATGTTTGCCAAAGCATATGTGAAAGATCGGTTGGGGGATTGGTTTCGTAATCACTTGCTCAATATGGACAGCGATTTGGCTCGGGTGATTGCCCTAAGCCGCTAA
- the lpxB gene encoding lipid-A-disaccharide synthase, whose product MKLLVSALEHSANVHLNYLVKELGDDVILSGIFDASLGESIVDLRATSVMGFVDAIKKLPFFFRLKDQMVELAEEVDKVLLIDSSGFNLPLAKAIRKRYPEKEIIYYILPQAWAWKKKRIPVLEKTITRLCSILPFEPMYYSPTAPIEYVGHPLLDEITIRKESLDPTGKITFMPGSRPGEIKRLMPIFQQLRPMLDSRALLVIPPHFTTEQIAELYGDVSTFEITHEAHQSLAESDFAFICSGTATLEAALIGTPFILTYIAKKLDYAIASRLVKLDYLGLGNILFSYEYQRPLHPEFIQNEVTAQNLYNAYRKMDKEAFFNDAGHLRGLLEHGSAARVSQIIKEHNV is encoded by the coding sequence ATGAAACTACTTGTGAGTGCACTGGAACACTCTGCCAATGTCCATTTAAACTATCTCGTCAAAGAGTTGGGCGATGATGTTATCTTATCAGGGATTTTTGACGCATCTCTCGGTGAGAGTATCGTCGATCTGCGCGCAACCTCGGTAATGGGATTTGTAGATGCAATCAAAAAGCTCCCCTTTTTCTTCCGATTAAAAGATCAAATGGTGGAATTGGCTGAAGAAGTTGACAAGGTGCTTCTCATCGATTCATCGGGGTTCAACCTCCCCCTGGCGAAAGCGATACGCAAACGCTATCCGGAAAAAGAGATCATCTACTACATTCTCCCTCAAGCATGGGCTTGGAAGAAAAAACGGATCCCCGTACTCGAAAAAACGATTACCCGTCTATGCTCCATCCTCCCATTCGAACCTATGTATTACTCCCCGACAGCTCCCATAGAGTATGTCGGTCATCCGCTTCTCGATGAGATCACCATCCGAAAAGAGAGTCTTGATCCTACAGGGAAAATCACTTTTATGCCGGGAAGCCGACCGGGAGAGATTAAACGCCTGATGCCTATTTTTCAGCAATTGCGCCCGATGTTAGATTCTCGAGCATTGCTCGTCATACCTCCCCATTTTACAACGGAACAAATTGCAGAGCTTTACGGTGATGTTTCGACGTTTGAGATAACCCATGAAGCGCACCAGAGTTTGGCGGAATCCGATTTTGCCTTTATCTGCAGCGGTACCGCAACACTGGAGGCGGCTCTAATCGGCACGCCGTTTATCCTCACCTATATAGCAAAAAAACTCGATTATGCGATTGCATCGAGACTGGTTAAACTTGACTATCTCGGATTGGGAAATATCTTATTTTCTTACGAATACCAACGTCCGCTTCATCCTGAATTCATCCAAAACGAAGTCACGGCACAAAATCTGTATAATGCCTATAGGAAAATGGATAAAGAAGCGTTTTTCAACGATGCCGGACATCTTCGGGGTCTGCTGGAACACGGCAGTGCGGCACGCGTAAGTCAGATTATTAAGGAACACAATGTTTAG
- a CDS encoding c-type cytochrome yields MRKIILLIFPMIALMAAPSAYEQGKKLYFSKGCNGCHGISAEGTNIYPALAYRRKALLTSKLKRLRSKQGDTQLAQLMIPFAMKLTDSQIDAITTFLSEYYEQKSKKHYEPDDSNTGDGSS; encoded by the coding sequence GTGCGCAAAATCATACTGTTGATATTTCCTATGATTGCACTCATGGCTGCTCCATCAGCGTATGAGCAAGGCAAGAAGCTCTATTTTTCAAAAGGGTGCAACGGCTGTCACGGTATTTCCGCTGAAGGAACCAACATCTACCCCGCCCTTGCTTATCGTCGTAAAGCATTATTGACCTCTAAACTAAAACGGCTAAGATCCAAACAAGGCGATACACAACTGGCACAGCTAATGATCCCTTTTGCAATGAAACTTACCGACTCCCAAATTGATGCCATTACAACTTTTCTAAGTGAATATTACGAACAAAAAAGTAAAAAGCATTATGAGCCCGATGATTCTAATACAGGAGATGGCAGTTCATGA
- a CDS encoding amidohydrolase family protein: MVISDVIICDARGQRKGDVRIEEGVITQIGENLSGDEILKAEGCYLIPGLVDTDVRLKDSQLSRTNLEKLSTRALSGGVTTAVLSSDTHPRIDNEITLEFVQQHRYLPNGATIESTVSALNESGALSNIAIMLKKGSVAVHTATLADYNLISRIAQYLKMANKALFYKAEEKSLTESGVMSDGAVASQLGLPGISPLSEVVHVASMIEIARHFGIKIVFKSITEPRSIELITAARKAGVTVECEVAIHHLFKNDSACLGFDTDAKINPPLVNEAKRLELIDALRRGDIHSLTSLHQPNSDIHKDITFYDAHVGTTSIAEYLPLLYTYLIQKNVIDMSKLVEVASNAPAEQIGIHAGEIKVGSSIDMILFDPSQTTQVTHHHSLYKNEILQGKVIMALCRGEVTRF, from the coding sequence ATGGTCATTTCTGACGTCATTATCTGTGATGCACGAGGGCAACGCAAAGGCGATGTGAGAATCGAAGAGGGGGTTATTACCCAGATCGGTGAAAATCTCAGCGGTGATGAAATACTAAAAGCCGAGGGGTGTTATTTGATCCCCGGCCTTGTGGATACCGATGTGCGGCTAAAAGATTCTCAGTTAAGCCGTACGAATCTTGAAAAGCTCTCGACCAGGGCTCTAAGCGGAGGAGTGACAACTGCCGTATTATCCAGTGATACCCACCCGCGAATCGACAATGAAATTACTCTCGAATTTGTGCAACAACATCGTTATTTGCCCAACGGTGCAACGATTGAAAGTACCGTCAGTGCATTGAATGAATCGGGGGCGTTGAGTAATATCGCCATCATGCTCAAAAAAGGCTCGGTTGCTGTGCACACTGCAACGCTTGCCGATTACAATCTTATCAGCCGGATCGCCCAATATTTGAAAATGGCGAATAAAGCACTTTTTTATAAAGCGGAAGAGAAGAGTTTGACTGAAAGCGGAGTCATGTCGGATGGGGCAGTTGCCTCACAGCTCGGATTGCCGGGGATATCACCGCTCTCCGAAGTGGTGCATGTCGCTTCGATGATTGAAATAGCACGTCACTTCGGAATTAAAATTGTATTTAAAAGTATCACAGAACCCCGATCGATTGAGTTGATTACGGCTGCAAGAAAAGCGGGAGTGACTGTGGAATGCGAAGTAGCGATTCACCATCTCTTTAAAAACGATTCAGCATGTTTAGGGTTTGACACCGATGCCAAGATCAATCCGCCGTTGGTGAATGAAGCTAAACGTTTAGAGCTAATTGACGCGTTGAGACGTGGAGATATACATTCGCTCACATCACTTCATCAGCCGAATTCCGATATACATAAAGATATTACGTTTTACGATGCGCATGTGGGGACAACTTCTATTGCCGAGTATCTACCGTTGCTTTATACGTATTTGATTCAAAAAAATGTGATAGACATGTCAAAATTGGTAGAGGTTGCATCTAATGCACCTGCAGAACAAATCGGGATACATGCAGGGGAAATCAAGGTAGGTTCATCGATTGATATGATTTTGTTTGATCCATCTCAAACGACGCAGGTCACTCACCATCACAGCCTCTATAAAAATGAAATACTACAAGGTAAAGTGATAATGGCACTTTGCCGGGGTGAAGTAACCCGATTTTAG
- a CDS encoding chorismate mutase, translated as MEINDCQSLEEVRHHIDDLDDRIVELIAARNAYVKQAANFKHSIDEIKANERMEAVMDRVRSRAMEFGVSPNLLTKLYSIMIDAMVEAEISEFRNAKSL; from the coding sequence ATGGAAATTAACGATTGCCAAAGCTTGGAAGAGGTACGTCATCATATTGATGACCTGGATGACCGAATCGTCGAACTGATTGCCGCTCGTAACGCATACGTTAAACAAGCCGCAAACTTCAAACATTCTATAGATGAAATAAAAGCAAATGAACGGATGGAAGCAGTTATGGATCGGGTCAGATCACGTGCTATGGAATTTGGAGTCTCTCCCAATCTTTTAACGAAACTCTATTCTATTATGATTGATGCTATGGTCGAAGCGGAAATTTCTGAATTCAGGAACGCTAAATCACTTTAA
- a CDS encoding FAD/NAD(P)-binding oxidoreductase: MALSRRDAMKFTGLAAVTVAASSGYAKGNEGGAKAASQSILLSPAPIPAAKGPRVVIVGAGPSGLTIAKYVKKANPKVDVVLMDKRSVFMSGFISNLVATGVLPLDFITHDFLEGARNGNYTFLQATAHEIDRTSKTVYTNEGIVKYDVLVLAPGIDYDYSKWTKGDIELETALRTKFPGAFIAGSETLTLKSKIENMEGGVFVQTVPGGNYRCLPGPYERSCLIADYMKRNKIKGKVVILDENPNITIKADGFHSAFEKLYKDYITYMPSTTITSIDPNKQKIVTELGEEIDFTDAALYSRVRGNKLLEIAGVAKDSVFNKGEANIDPFTYQVIGDKNVFCTGDVRPMGFSKSGNTANTEGKIVANNIVKYLAGTELSQKTWTSPLTVCYSAVAGDPMRAISVHAEYAYDETKKSFGFANAGTMEKWDGADGLAGGKGLVEWGKGLYRDFFN, from the coding sequence ATGGCGCTATCAAGAAGAGACGCAATGAAATTTACCGGATTGGCGGCAGTTACTGTTGCTGCATCAAGCGGTTATGCAAAAGGAAATGAGGGGGGAGCTAAAGCTGCATCACAAAGCATTTTGCTTTCACCCGCTCCGATTCCTGCAGCTAAAGGACCACGTGTAGTAATCGTCGGTGCAGGGCCGTCAGGTTTGACGATCGCTAAATATGTTAAAAAGGCCAATCCGAAAGTTGATGTTGTTTTGATGGATAAACGATCCGTCTTTATGTCGGGGTTTATCAGTAACTTGGTAGCGACCGGAGTGTTGCCTTTGGATTTTATTACCCACGATTTTTTAGAAGGTGCCCGTAACGGTAACTATACATTTTTACAAGCGACAGCACACGAAATTGATCGTACGTCTAAGACGGTTTATACCAATGAAGGTATCGTAAAATATGACGTATTGGTATTGGCTCCGGGGATCGATTACGATTACTCAAAATGGACCAAAGGTGATATCGAGCTTGAAACAGCACTAAGAACAAAATTCCCGGGTGCATTCATCGCCGGTAGTGAAACGTTGACCCTTAAATCTAAAATCGAAAACATGGAAGGCGGCGTGTTCGTTCAAACTGTTCCCGGAGGAAACTACCGTTGTTTGCCTGGGCCGTATGAGCGCAGCTGTTTGATCGCGGATTACATGAAACGCAATAAGATCAAAGGTAAAGTGGTCATCTTGGATGAAAATCCAAACATTACGATCAAAGCCGACGGTTTCCACTCCGCGTTTGAAAAATTATATAAAGATTACATCACCTATATGCCGAGTACAACCATTACCAGTATCGATCCGAATAAACAAAAAATCGTTACTGAACTCGGTGAAGAGATCGATTTCACAGACGCAGCCCTTTACAGCCGTGTCCGTGGTAATAAATTGCTCGAAATTGCCGGTGTGGCGAAAGACAGTGTATTTAACAAAGGTGAAGCGAACATCGATCCGTTTACCTACCAAGTTATCGGGGATAAAAACGTATTCTGTACAGGTGACGTTCGTCCGATGGGCTTCTCTAAATCGGGAAATACAGCGAATACCGAAGGTAAAATTGTTGCTAACAACATTGTTAAATACCTTGCAGGAACAGAACTTAGCCAAAAAACATGGACTTCTCCTCTTACCGTTTGTTATTCTGCCGTTGCGGGTGATCCGATGCGCGCTATTTCAGTTCACGCTGAATATGCCTATGATGAAACCAAAAAATCATTCGGCTTTGCCAATGCCGGTACTATGGAAAAATGGGACGGTGCTGACGGTCTTGCCGGAGGTAAAGGACTTGTTGAATGGGGTAAAGGTCTTTATCGCGACTTTTTCAACTAA
- a CDS encoding thiosulfate oxidation carrier protein SoxY has protein sequence MERRSFIKGTFALATIGLLNPVLFRHGLSAAEEAVEMPFAELLNDYLSGKKAEDGSSIMTLNIPEAPENGAVVPVEVTINHPMSADNYISNITVLTTKNKANKAISFDLTPASGIAYLYVNVKMGQTQDVVILAKTNKGKIFKASQNVRVALGGCG, from the coding sequence ATGGAAAGACGCAGTTTCATAAAAGGGACATTTGCCCTTGCAACCATCGGATTGCTCAATCCGGTTCTTTTCCGCCATGGATTGAGTGCGGCGGAAGAGGCGGTAGAGATGCCGTTTGCTGAGTTGCTGAATGATTATTTGTCGGGGAAAAAGGCGGAAGACGGAAGTTCTATCATGACACTTAATATCCCTGAAGCACCTGAAAACGGTGCGGTTGTCCCAGTAGAGGTGACTATTAATCATCCGATGAGCGCCGATAACTATATTAGCAATATTACGGTTCTAACGACAAAAAACAAAGCTAACAAAGCAATCTCTTTTGATTTGACTCCCGCAAGCGGTATCGCATACTTGTACGTCAACGTCAAAATGGGTCAAACCCAAGATGTCGTAATTTTGGCAAAGACCAATAAAGGGAAAATTTTTAAAGCATCACAAAATGTCAGAGTCGCTCTCGGCGGATGCGGTTGA
- the soxZ gene encoding thiosulfate oxidation carrier complex protein SoxZ, which translates to MSESLSADAVEEEIEMELRGVVKILDQSYKVGDVVKAKIIIIHKMDTGFTKDKESGKTFPRFYMKEITATYNGTTVAHFDLDVATSQNPVIQFPLKVTGPGTLVVDFVNSEDDKAQKTVAITPAG; encoded by the coding sequence ATGTCAGAGTCGCTCTCGGCGGATGCGGTTGAGGAGGAGATAGAAATGGAATTAAGAGGCGTAGTAAAAATTTTAGACCAAAGTTATAAAGTAGGTGATGTGGTGAAAGCCAAAATCATCATTATTCATAAAATGGATACGGGATTTACCAAAGATAAAGAATCCGGTAAAACATTTCCCCGTTTTTATATGAAAGAAATTACCGCTACGTATAACGGAACAACAGTGGCTCATTTTGATTTGGATGTAGCAACAAGTCAAAATCCCGTGATTCAGTTTCCGTTAAAAGTGACCGGTCCGGGGACATTGGTAGTTGATTTTGTTAATTCAGAAGATGACAAAGCGCAAAAAACGGTAGCCATAACCCCAGCAGGCTAA
- a CDS encoding Rieske 2Fe-2S domain-containing protein codes for MIRMERRGFLKVMAAGAAIVAVNPSLIRGTLYADDGRLYMAYEKVQLVDSAGNPIKASSLEKEVTYIFNYPYASTPCMIINLPEPTQQEVTLKSEAGEEYVWKSGVGKDRTIVAYSAICAHQLTHPTPNDSFIKYVPKATPTMAYSKSGIIVCSSHLSAYDASAGAKVLGGAASQPLAAIVLTVADDDTIWAVGVLGSDKFQDYFRAFKPELKDFYNGIAQGKQLVSISAKTVKLTEYSKEIIQY; via the coding sequence ATGATTAGAATGGAACGTAGAGGATTTTTGAAAGTTATGGCGGCGGGTGCTGCGATTGTAGCAGTAAACCCTTCACTCATTCGCGGGACACTGTACGCGGATGACGGACGACTTTATATGGCGTATGAAAAAGTACAGCTTGTAGATAGTGCAGGTAATCCTATTAAGGCTTCTTCCCTTGAAAAAGAGGTAACCTATATTTTTAACTACCCGTATGCATCTACTCCATGTATGATTATCAATCTTCCTGAACCGACTCAGCAAGAGGTAACTCTAAAATCGGAAGCGGGTGAAGAGTATGTTTGGAAAAGCGGTGTAGGCAAAGATCGTACGATTGTCGCCTACAGTGCAATTTGTGCCCATCAATTGACCCATCCGACACCGAATGACAGTTTTATCAAATATGTTCCGAAAGCGACACCGACGATGGCATACAGTAAAAGCGGTATTATCGTATGTTCATCGCATCTCTCGGCATATGATGCTTCCGCCGGTGCAAAAGTGTTAGGCGGCGCAGCGTCACAGCCGCTTGCCGCAATTGTACTTACCGTAGCGGATGATGATACCATCTGGGCAGTCGGTGTTTTGGGATCGGATAAGTTTCAGGATTATTTCAGAGCGTTTAAACCGGAGTTAAAAGATTTTTACAATGGAATCGCACAAGGGAAACAGCTGGTATCGATTTCAGCCAAAACGGTTAAATTGACTGAGTATTCTAAAGAAATCATTCAGTACTAA